CCGCCTGCGCGCCTCGGCAGGAGTCGATTGGAGCAACGACCCCCTCGGCGGCCCCGGACAGCATCGAGCGAGCCTGCTCGGCTTCCGGCCCTCGGGCGATTTCGCGCTCAGCGCACGGGTTCGCGTCGTGGGGGAGCGTTCCACGTTCGATGCCGCGGCGCTCGGCCTGTGGTGCGACGAGGACCACTGGGCCAAGCTGTGCTTCGAGTACTCGCCGGCCGGGCAGGCCATGGTGGTCAGCGTGGTGACCAACGGCTTCTCGGACGACTGCAACTCGACCGTCGTCGAGGAACCGTTCACCCACCTCCGAGTGGCGCGACTCGGGTCGGCGTACGCATTCCACGCATCGACGGATGGTGCCCGATGGGACTTCGTCCGCCTCTTCCGAGTGCACACGGATGTCGCCCCGGTCGTGGGCTTCCTCGCGCAAGCACCGATGGGAACGACCTGCGACGCACGGTTCGACGCCATCCGGTTCACCGACGTGGCTCCCGCCGACCTGCGCGACGGCTCCTAGCCCTGGGCGTGCGCACGCCGCCGTGCAACCTCCCGGGGTGCGTCAGCCGGCGAGCGGCCCTCGGGTCTCCGGCCACGCCACCGTGAACCGTTCGAAGAGGATCTCGAGGTCGTCGGACCATTCGATCTCGAGCGCGGTGCAGACGCGGTCCCAGTAGCGACGGTGGCCGACGAGCCAGGCTTCGAGCGATCGGTCGTCCTCCGCCTCGTCGAAGGCGAAGGCCTCGTCGGCGTCCGCGATCGTGCCGAGTCGCAGCTCGGTGCTCCGCAGGATGACCCGGGGAGCGCCGCTCGCGTCGCACGCGATCCAGTGGCTCCCGACGCGGGGGAGCGGCACGCCGTCGGCGGCGAACTCCTTCACCAGGGTGGCCGTGGCGCGCTTCCGGCCGGACATGACGAGCTCGAGCAGCGCATCCGAGAGCTCGGCGTGATCGCCGAATCGCTCGACGGTCGGCACGTCATCGAGACCGACCTGGTCGGGATGGGCACGCCAGTAGTCGTTCCACATCGCGGAGGCGGCGTCTCGGTCGACCGGCGCCATCTCGTGCAGCGGCACTTCGCGCTCCCTCGGGCTGTGCTCGTCGATCATCATCTCCGCGTCCTGGTTCAGAGCTGGTCGGCGACCACGGCGGCGGCGGTGAGCCACGCGTCGTGCGTCTCGGCCGAGAGGGCGTCGAAGTCGATCGTGCCACCGTCGACGAGCGCGGCGTCGTACGGGATCGTCGTGACGGCCGCGGTCAGCGCGCCGAAGTGGTCGGCGAGGCGCTGCTCGAGCTCGCGGTCAGGCTTCTCCGAGGGCGAGGTCAGGATCGTGACGGCCCGGTCGACCTTGTCGCCGAACCCCTTCTCGGCGAGGCCGTCGAGCAGCCAGGCGGCGCTCGCCGCCGTGTCCTCGCGCACCGTCGAGACGATCACGAGCTGGTCGGCTGCGGCCACGGCCGCCACCCAGTTCGAGGCCCGCATGTTGTTGCCGGTGTCGACGATCAGCAGGCGGTAGTAGCGCGAGAGCGTGCGGTGCAGCCGGTCGAACGCGGCGTCGTCGATGGTGGATGTCGCGGCGGCATCCTCATCGGAGGCGAGCACGTCGAAGCGGGCGTCGACCTGCGTGCGCACGTAGTCGTCGAGCTGGCTGAGGCTTGCGACACTCGGGTTCTCGAACTGCTCGAGGTCGCCCAGCAGGTCGACCGCGGTGCGGTGGTGCGGGGTGTGCTGGGCGCGCCAGCCGAGGGTGCCGCGGGTCTCGTTGTTGTCCCACGCGAGCGTCGAGCCGCCGCGGAGCCGGCCGAACGTCGCGGCGAGCAACAGGGTGCTGGTGGTCTTGTGCGCCCCGCCCTTGGGATTCAGCACGACGATCGTGCGCGGGCCGTCGAGCCGCTTCTGCACGCGGTTCGTCTGGTCGTGGCGGGTCTGCTCGCTCGCGCTCGGCTTCGGCGAGATGAGGCCGCCGCTCATGCGGCGCACCCGGCCCTGCCATCCCATGGTCGCTTTCAGCGGACGCTGACGGGGGCGGCTCGAGAGCAGGTCCTCGACGGTGGGGCGGTGCGCCTTGGGCTCCGTCGCCGGCATCGCCGAGACCGCCGTGACGGGCTGGGGCGTCGCCGCGGCCAACGGCGGAGCCGCGATCGGCTGGGCGGTCGGAACGGCCGGAGCGGCCGACACCGGAGCGGCCGACACCGGAGCTGTCGGCACCGGTGCCGCCGGCACCGGTGCCGCCGCCGCGGTCGAGGTCGGCCGCGGCTCGAAGCTCTCGGTCACGAGGCCCGTCGGCGCCTCGGTGACGCGGCCGTCGGGTTCGACGGTCAGGGTCCAGTGGGAGGAGTCGTCGATGAGGGCGGCGGTCGCCGGAATCCCCAGGCGCTGTGCGCGCTCCTGCACGAAGGCCACGACCCGGTCGCGCAGTGCGTCGCCGTCGACGGCCTGGATGCCCAGGACGGCGCCGTCGGCGTGCACGTCGGCTTCGGTGGCCGACGTCAGGAAGACGGTGACGCCGTCGTGCGTGTTGATCGAAGTGGACAACAGATTCCCCCAGAGTGCCGTGCGTCGGTCGAGGAGGAGCGGACGCCGGGCATGCCGCCGCAACCGCATCAGATGCGCCGTGCCAGACGCGAACCCTCCCGCGCTGCCGGCCGTTCCCCCGCGAATCAGTCTATGTTCCCGCCCGCGCGACCTCGCGACAGCTCGCCCAGCAGGGTCGCGGCGGGGGTGGAGAGCACGTCGCCGCGTCGCCAGACCGCGCGGAGGCGACGGGTGAGGTCGAGCCCGGCGACGGCGACCTCGACGAGCTCGCCGCGGGCGACCCATGGTCGGGTCGCGAGGTCGCTGAGCACGGTCGGTCCGGCTCCGGATGCCGCGGCGATGAGCACGGCCGCATTGCTCGCCACGACCAGGGACGGCTCCGCCGGCGTTCTGCCGTCGAGCGCATCGGCGAGGGTCGATCGTGTGCCGGAGCCCGCTTCTCGGGTCACGAGCGGGGTGGCGGCGAGCTCGTCGAGCGTGATCTGCGATCGCCGGGCCCACGCGTGCGTCGGCGACACCACGACCACGAGTCGGTCGACGGCGACGGTGCGACTGTGCAGGCCGCGCCGCACACCGGGCGACTCGACGAATCCGAGCTCGATCTCGTGCGACTCGAGCAGTTCGAACACCCGCGTGGAGTTCTCCACGCGCATGCGGACGTCGAGCTCGGGGTTGCCGCGGCGAAGTCCGGCGACCCATGCGGGCAGCAGGTACTCGGCGACGGTGAGGCTCGCGGCGAGTTCGAGCCTCGACTCGTGGTGCCCTCGGCGTGCCGTTGCGGCGGCGAGCAGGTCGTCGGCGCCGACGAGCAGTCGGCCCGCCAGTTCCGCGATCGCCTCGCCGTCGGCGGTCAGGCGCGAGCCGCGGGAGTGGCGTTCGATGAGCGTGAGGCCGAGGGAGCGCTCGAGCCCGGCGATCGCCCGGCTCGCGTTCGGCTGGGCCATGTCGACCGAACGCGCGGCACGCCCGAGGCTGCCGTGCCGGCCGATCGCGACCAGCAGCTCGAGCACCGCGAGGTCCGGCCAACGGGTGGGCATATCAGCATGATATGCCTCGATGCTGAACGGGCGGCTACCGCCCGCGGCATCCGATCGCGATCGTTGCAGCATGACCCGCATCGCACCCACCCCCGCATCGCCCCGCACGCCGGAGCCGCCGCGCAGCACGACGGCGAGGGTTCGCGCGCGTCTCGCCGACCTCGCCCCCGGACTCGGGCTCACCGCCGCCGGGGTTGCTGCTTCGATGACCGCGGCGTTCCTCGTGCCCGGCATGA
The DNA window shown above is from Agromyces cerinus and carries:
- a CDS encoding DUF1349 domain-containing protein: MRVAGLPVLEWTNGAAGADVDDDAGELRLRASAGVDWSNDPLGGPGQHRASLLGFRPSGDFALSARVRVVGERSTFDAAALGLWCDEDHWAKLCFEYSPAGQAMVVSVVTNGFSDDCNSTVVEEPFTHLRVARLGSAYAFHASTDGARWDFVRLFRVHTDVAPVVGFLAQAPMGTTCDARFDAIRFTDVAPADLRDGS
- a CDS encoding ASCH domain-containing protein; translated protein: MMIDEHSPREREVPLHEMAPVDRDAASAMWNDYWRAHPDQVGLDDVPTVERFGDHAELSDALLELVMSGRKRATATLVKEFAADGVPLPRVGSHWIACDASGAPRVILRSTELRLGTIADADEAFAFDEAEDDRSLEAWLVGHRRYWDRVCTALEIEWSDDLEILFERFTVAWPETRGPLAG
- a CDS encoding MinD/ParA family ATP-binding protein, encoding MSTSINTHDGVTVFLTSATEADVHADGAVLGIQAVDGDALRDRVVAFVQERAQRLGIPATAALIDDSSHWTLTVEPDGRVTEAPTGLVTESFEPRPTSTAAAAPVPAAPVPTAPVSAAPVSAAPAVPTAQPIAAPPLAAATPQPVTAVSAMPATEPKAHRPTVEDLLSSRPRQRPLKATMGWQGRVRRMSGGLISPKPSASEQTRHDQTNRVQKRLDGPRTIVVLNPKGGAHKTTSTLLLAATFGRLRGGSTLAWDNNETRGTLGWRAQHTPHHRTAVDLLGDLEQFENPSVASLSQLDDYVRTQVDARFDVLASDEDAAATSTIDDAAFDRLHRTLSRYYRLLIVDTGNNMRASNWVAAVAAADQLVIVSTVREDTAASAAWLLDGLAEKGFGDKVDRAVTILTSPSEKPDRELEQRLADHFGALTAAVTTIPYDAALVDGGTIDFDALSAETHDAWLTAAAVVADQL
- a CDS encoding LysR family transcriptional regulator, producing the protein MPTRWPDLAVLELLVAIGRHGSLGRAARSVDMAQPNASRAIAGLERSLGLTLIERHSRGSRLTADGEAIAELAGRLLVGADDLLAAATARRGHHESRLELAASLTVAEYLLPAWVAGLRRGNPELDVRMRVENSTRVFELLESHEIELGFVESPGVRRGLHSRTVAVDRLVVVVSPTHAWARRSQITLDELAATPLVTREAGSGTRSTLADALDGRTPAEPSLVVASNAAVLIAAASGAGPTVLSDLATRPWVARGELVEVAVAGLDLTRRLRAVWRRGDVLSTPAATLLGELSRGRAGGNID